CGGTGGCGACCTCGGTGCCGGGCCGCTGGGCCCGCACCTCCTCGACGAGGGCGGCCACGGTCGCGGCGTGGCGCGGGTCGCGGCTGCCGTGGGCGATGAGGAGGAGGGCGGGCATCAGCGGCGCCTCACTTGCCGGTGGCCAGCAGGCCGCGGTTGCGCAGCACCCGGCGCTCGACCGGGGTGAACACCAGCAGCTCGATGGCGATGCCGACGAACAGGATCAGGATGATGCCGAGCAGGACCCCGGACATGTCGGAGAACTCGCGCTGGTCCTCCAGGAAGCGGCCCAGGCCCCGGCCGAGGTCGGGGGAGGAGGCGACCAGTTCGGCGGCCATCAGCGAGCGCCAGGAGAACGCCCAGCCCTGCTTGAGGCCGGCGAGGTAGCCGGGCAGGGCGGCCGGGATCAGGACGTGCCGGGCGCCGTTCAGGCCGGTGGCGCCGATCGTGCGGCCGGCGCGCAGGAACAGCGGCGGCACCTGGTCGATGCCGGCCACCAGGCCGTTGGCGATCGACGGGACGGCGCCGAGCAGGATCACCGCGTACATCATCGAGTCGTTGATGCCGAGCCAGATCACCGCGGCCGGCACCCAGGCGACCGAGGGCAGCGACTGCAGGCCCTGCAGGACCGGCCCGATCGCTGCGCGCACCGGCTTGATCCGGGCGACGACCAGGCCGACGGGGGTGCCGATCACGACGGCGAGCAGGAAGCCGGACAGGCCGCGCCAGACGCTGGTCCAGATGATCGAGAACAGCGTGCCCTGGTACCAGAGGTCCTGGGCGGAGTGCCAGACGTCCGCGGGGCTGGGCAGCTTGTACGAGGAGGTGAGGTGCAGGCTGTAGGCGCCCTGCCAGAGCGCGAGCACCACGAGCACGCCGAGCAGCGGCGGCAGCGCCTTCTTCCGCAGCGCCTCGCCGAGGCTGCCGCGCTGGGCGGTGACGGCGTCGAGGGCGTCCAGGCCGGCGCCGACGTCGGCGGTGTCGCGGGCGGCGGTGTCGCCGGCGGGCTTGGTCAGCGTGCTGCCGGTGCCGGTGCTGGTCAGCGTGGTGTCAGTGCTGGACATGGCGACGGATCTCCCCACGCAGTTCTTCGGTGATCTCGATGGACAGGTCCGCCACGCCCGCGGACTCGATGCGGCGCGGCTGCGGCAGGTCGATCCGCCACTCGCGGGCGACCCGGCCGGGGCGGGAGGAGAGCAGGACGACGCGCTGGGCCAGGCGCACCGCCTCGCGCACGTTGTGGGTGACGAACAGGACGGACAGCTGCCGTTCGGCCCAGATCCGGGTGATCTCGTCGTGCAGGACGTCCCGGGTGATGGCGTCGAGCGCGGCGAACGGCTCGTCCATCAGCAGCACCTTGCTGCCCTGGGCGAGGGCGCGGGCCGTCGCGACGCGCTGGCGCATGCCGCCGGACAGCTCGTGCACCCGCTTGCCGTACGCGCCGTCCAGCCGGACGAGTTCGAGCAGCCGTTCGGCTTCGGCGCGGCGCTGCGGGCGGGGCAGACCGGCCAGCTTGAGGGCGAGTTCGATGTTCTTGCCGGCGGTGAGCCAGGGGAAGAGCGCGTGGTCCTGGAACATCAGCGCGGGGCGGCCGCCGGGGACCTCGATGCTGCCGGCGGTGGGCTTGTCGAGGCCGGCGACCAGGTTGAGCAGGGTGGACTTGCCGCAGCCCGAGGCGCCGAGCAGGGTGACGAACTCGCCGGGCGCGACGTCGAGGGTGATGTCGTCCAGGACGTGGGTCCGGGCGCCGGGGCGGCCGAAGGACTTGTGCACGTGCGAGATCCGGACGGCGGGGGCACCGTCGTGGGCGTCGACGCCGGTGGCGTGCGCCGAGGTGGTCAGTGCCGAGGACATCCGGGCACCTCCTGCGTGAGTGGTCTGGCAAGACTGGCGAGGGCTGCGAAGCGGAGCCGGGGCCCGGCCCCCACCCGTCCCGGTGGGCATCGATCGGGGATCGACCGGGAGGGCGGGGGCCGGACCGCGGAGTCAGGGACGAACGACCCGTCCGGGGGCGCTACTTGGCGCCGAGCCCGGCGTCCGGCACGGCGGCCTGGCCCTGGGCGGCGAGGACCTTGTTCAGCAGGGTGAGGTCGTAGATGCCGTTCAGGTTGGGCTTCTTGAGGAGCCCGGCGGTGACGGCGTGGTCGGCCTCGGCCTGCAGGGTGTTCGCCAGCGGGTCGTCCAGGAACTCGATGTCGGCCCAGGCCGGGTCGAGGACGGCCGGCTCCAGCGCGTTGCCGGCCTCCTTCTTGATCGCCTCGTTGGCGTCGGCCTTGGCCTTGTCGGAGTTGGCCTTGATGAAGGCGTTGGTCTTCACCGAGCCGCGCAGCACGGCCTCCACCACGTCCGGGTGCTCCTTGAGGAACTTCTGCGAGACGATGATGTTGGTGATGACGAACTTCTTGTCCGGCCAGACGTCCTTCTCGTTGAGCAGGACCTTCGCGCCGAGCGTGACCAGCTTGGAGGCGGTGGGCTCGGGCACCCAGGCGCCGTCGATGGAGCCGGACTTGTAGGCGTCGGGGGTGACCTTGTTGTCGGTGCGCACCACCGAGACGTCGCCCGCGCCGGAGGCCGCGTCGACCTTGAAGCCCTTGCCCGCGAGGTAGTTGAGCAGCGCCACGTCCTGGGTGTTGCCCAGCTGCGGGGTGGCGATCTTCTTGCCCTTGAGGTCGTCCAGGGAGGAGATCTTGTCCGGGTTGACGACCAGCTTGACGCCGCCGGAGGCCGAACCGCCGATGATCTTCAGTGACTGGCCCTCGGACTTGGTGAAGCCGTTGATCGCCGGGGAGGGGCCGATCCAGCCGATGTCGATCGAGCCGGCGTTGAGCGCCTCGATCTCCGCCGGGCCCGCGTTGAAGACCTGGGTCTTGACCTGGGTGGCGCCCAACTCCTTCTGGAAGATGCCCTCCTGGAGGCCGACCAGCGGGGTGCCGTGGGTCAGGTTGGCGAAGTAGCCGACCTTCACGGTGTCCGCGGACAGCTTCGCACCGGAATCGGCCGCGCCGGCCGAGGCGTTGGCCTTGGTGTCGGAGGACTTGTCCGCCTTGGAGCCGTAGCTGCAGGCCGACAGCAGGGCGACGGCGGTCAGGCCGGCGGCGGCCACCGCAGCGGTGCGTCTGATCCGGCCGGCGTTGGGGCGGACACGGGTATGCGAGGGAGCCGGGTTCGGTGCCATGGTGGGAATCCTGTTCGCGGACGGACCGTCAGGAAGCGGTCTCGGGTGGACGGTTCTGGAAGTGGTGCGCGCGGCAGCGGAGTGCCGGGGCAAGCCGGGCGGCTGTGGGGGAAGACAGCCCGGTGACAGGGCGTTCTCAGCCCTGTCGGCCCGCACATCGGGTCAGGCCGCCCTGGCCGCTGCCGAGGACGCCGCTGCCGATGCGGCCGCCTTCCTTGTCCATGCCCGAGAACGCCTCGCTGGGCATCAGACCCAGTCCTCCTCTTCGGATGCGTCGGGTGCATCGGTGGTGCGTACGGTCTCGAAGGCCTCGCCCGCCATGCCGGCGGTGAGGGTGGTGCCGTCGGCCGGGTCGATCAGCAGGAACGAACCGGTGCGGCGGTTGGCGGAGTAGCCGTCGAGGGCCAGCGGCTCGGCGGTGCGCAGCTTCACGTGGCCGATGTCGTTGACGTTCAACCCCTCGGGGGCGGGGCGCCGTTCCAGCGTGTCGATGTCGATCCGGTAGGAGATCTCCTTGACGAGGGCGCGCACCGTACGGGTGGTGTGCTTGAGCAGCACCTTGTCCCCGGCGCGCAGCGGCCGCTCGTTGAGGTGGCTGACGGTGGCCTCGATGTCCTTGGTGGGCGCGGGAGTTGCGCCCGCGGCGAGCAGGTCGCCGCGGGAGATGTCGAGGTCGTCGGCGAGCCGGACGGTGACCGACTGCGGCGCCCAGGCGAGGTCGGTCTCCCGGCCGAGCGCGTCGATGCCGGCGACGGTGCTGGTGAGCCCGGAGGGCAGGACGGTGACCGGGTCGCCGACACGCAGCACGCCGGAGGCCAACTGGCCCGCGTAGCCGCGGTAGTCGGGGTGCTCCTCGGTCTGCGGGCGGATCACGTACTGGACCGGGAAGCGGGCCGGCTCGGCGCTCGGGTCACTGCCGACCGGCACCGTCTCCAGGTGCTCCAGCAGGGTCGGGCCGCCGTACCAGTCCATGTGCGCGGAGGGCTCGACCACGTTGTCCCCGGCGAGCGCCGAGATCGGCACGGCGAGGACGTCCTTGACGCCGAGCGAGGCGGCGTAGGCGGTGAACTCGGCGGCGATGGCGGCGAAGACGGGCTCCGCGTAGCCGACCAGGTCCATCTTGTTGACGGCCAGCACCACGTGCGGCACCCGCAGCAGCGCGGCGACGGCGGCGTGCCGGCGGGTCTGCTCGACCACGCCGTTGCGGGCGTCGACCAGCACGACGGCCAGCTCGGCGGTGGAGGCGCCGGTCACCATGTTGCGGGTGTACTGCACGTGCCCGGGGGTGTCGGCGAGGATGAACCGCCGCCGGGGGGTGGCGAAGTAGCGGTAGGCGACGTCGATGGTGATGCCCTGCTCGCGCTCGGCGCGCAGGCCGTCGGTGAGCAGCGCGAGGTCGGGCGCCTCCTGGCCGCGCTTGCGGGAGGCGTGCTCGACGGCCTCCAACTGGTCGGCGAGCACCGACTTGGAGTCGTGCAGCAGCCGGCCGACCAGGGTGGACTTGCCGTCGTCCACGGAGCCGGCGGTGGCGAAGCGCAGCAGGGAGGTGGCGGTGGTCTCGATGGTCGTGCTCATTAGAAGTACCCCTCGCGCTTGCGGTCTTCCATCGCGGCCTCGGACAGCTTGTCGTCGGCACGGGTGGCGCCGCGCTCGGTGAGGCGGCTGGCGGCGATCTCGGCGATCACGGCCTGGATGGTGGTGGCGTCGGAGTCGACGGCGCCGGTGCAGGACATGTCGCCGACGGTGCGGTAGCGGATGAGGCGCCGCTCGACGGGCTCGGTGTCCTTGGGGCCGCCCCACTCGCCGGCGGTCAGCCACATGCCGCTGCGGGAGAAGACCTCGCGCTCGTGGGCGTAGTAGATCTCCGGGAGTTCGATGCCCTCGCGCTCGATGTACTGCCAGACGTCCAGCTCGGTCCAGTTGGACAGCGGGAAGACGCGCACGTGCTCGCCGACCGCGTGCCGGCCGTTGTAGAGCGACCACAGCTCGGGGCGCTGGCGGCGCGGGTCCCAGGCGCCGAACTCGTCGCGCAGCGAGAAGACGCGCTCCTTGGCGCGGGCCTTCTCCTCGTCGCGGCGGCCGCCGCCGAACACGGCGTCGAAGCGGCCCTTCTCGATGGCGTCCAGCAGCGGCACGGTCTGCAGCGGGTTGCGGGTGCCGTCCGGGCGCTCGCGCAGCCGGCCGTCGTCGATGAAGTCCTGGACGTGGGCGACGTGCAGGCGCAGGTTGTGCTCGGCGGCGACGCGGTCGCGGTAGGCGATGACCTCGGGGAAGTTGTGCCCGGTGTCGACGTGCAGGAGGGAGAAGGGGATGGCGGCGGGCGCGAAGGCCTTGAGCGCCAGGTGCAGCATGACGATGGAGTCCTTGCCGCCGGAGAAGAGGATCACCGGACGCTCGAACTCCCCCGCGACCTCGCGGAAGATGTGCACCGACTCGGCCTCCAGCGCGTCCAGGTGGGACAGCGCGAAGGGGTTGTCGTCGGCCTGCAGCAGGCTCTGGGTCGCGGTCGTCACGCGAGGCCCCTCTCGGTCAGGAAGGCGTGCAGCTCGGCGGCGGAGTCGGCCACCTCGCGGCCCTGCGTCTGGACCCGCAGCTCCGGGTTCTCCGGCGCCTCGTACGGGTCGTCCACGCCGGTCAGGCCGGAGATCTCGCCGGCGGCCTGCTTGGCGTACAGGCCCTTGACGTCGCGTTCGGCGCACAGCTCGACCGGGGTCGCGACGTGGATCTCCAGGAACTCGGTGCCGGCCGCGGCGTGCCGCTCGCGCACGGCGGTGCGGGAGTCGGCGAACGGGGCGATCACCGGGGCGAGCACCTTGACGCCGTTGGCGGCGAGCTTCTCGGCGACGAACCCGATCCGGGTGACGTTGGTGTGCCGGTCCTCGCGGGAGAAGCCGAGGCCCTTGGAGAGGAACTCGCGGATCTCGTCGCCGTCCAGGACCTCGACCCGGTGGCCCTCGGCGCGCAGCCGCTCGGCCAGCGCGAAGGCCAGCGTGGTCTTGCCCGCGCTCGGCAGCCCGGTCAGCCACACGGTGGCGCCGCGCTCGCAGGGGGCGGCCGCGGGGGCCGCCTCTGCGGCTCCGTCGGCGACCAGGGTGTGAGCTGTCACGGTGTTCTTCCTTACGCTTGGCGGTTGTTGACGGTGCGTCAGAGGTGGATGCCGCACTCGGTCTTGCCGGAGCCGGACCAGCGTCCGGCCCGCGCGTCCTCGCCCTCGGCGGGCTTGCGGGTGCAGGACAGCGGCGAGCAGCCGATCGAGGTGTAGCCCTCCCACAGCAGCGGGTTGAGCAGCACGCCGTTGGCGGCGACGTAGGCGTCCACGTCCTCCTGCGTCCACCGGGCGATCGGGGCGATCTTGACCTTGCGGCGCTTCGGGTCCCAGGACACCACCGGGGTGTTCGCCCGGGTCGGCGACTCGTCGCGGCGCAGCCCGGTGGCCCAGGCGTCGTAGCCGCCGAGGCCGCGGTTCAGCGGCTCGACCTTGCGCAGCGAGCAGCACAGGTCCGGGTCGCGGTCGTGCAGCTGCGGCCCGTACTCGGCGTCCTGCTCGGCGACGGTCTTCAGCGGGGTGAGCGTGATGACGTTGACCGGCATGGTCGCGGCCACCGCGTCGCGGGTGCCGATGGTCTCCGGGAAGTGGTAGCCGGTGTCCAGGAACACCACGTCCACGCCGGGGAACACCGAGGAGGCGAGGTGGGCGACCACCGCGTCCTCCATCGAGGAGGTGACGCAGAACCGCTTGCCGAAGGTCTCGGCCGCCCAGGCCAGGATCTCCTGCGCGGTCGCCTCCTCCAGCTCGCGGCCGGCCCGGACGGCGGCCGCCTCATGGTCAGTCGCGGTGCTGCTCAAGGCTCGTACCCCCGTGGTTGGTCGGTGACAGCAGGCCGAGGAACTTCAGCTGGAAGGCGCGGCGGCACCCGTGGCACTCCCAGGCGCCGTGTCCGGCCTCGGAGGGGCGCAGGTCCTCGTCCCCGCAGTACGGGCAGAAGAACGGGGCAGCGCGCTCGCTCACGACAGCTGCTCCTCGGTCGCCCGGGCCGTCCACTGGGCGAAGCGCTCGCCCTCGGTGCGGTCGGCCTGGTAGCGGGTCAGCAGGCGCTCCACGTAGTCGGGCAGGCCGGCGCTGGTGACCTTGAGGCCGCGGACCTTGCGGCCGAACCCGGCCTCCAGGCCGAGCGCGCCGCCGAGGTGCACCTGGTAGCCCTCGACCTGCTCGCCGTTCTCGTCGGTGACCAGCTGGCCCTTGAGGCCGATGTCGGCGACCTGGATGCGGGCGCACGCGTTCGGGCAGCCGTTGATGTTGATGGTCAGCGGCTCGGCGAACTCCGGCAGGCGCTGCTCCAGTTCGTCGATGAGCGTGCGGCCGCGCTCCTTGGTCTCGACGATGGCGAGCTTGCAGTACTCGATGCCGGTGCAGGCCATGGTGCCGCGACGGAACGGCGACGGGGTGACCCGCAGGTCCAGCTCCTCCAGGCCGGCCACCACCGAGTCGACGTGCTCCTCGGCGATGTCGAGGATCAGCATCTTCTGCTCGGCGGTGGTGCGCACCCGGTCGCTGCCGTGGGCGGCGGCGAGGTCGGCGATGCGGCCGAGCAGCTTGCCGTCGACCCGGCCGACGCGCGGGGCGAAGCCGATGTAGAACCGGCCGTCCTTCTGCTTGTGGACGCCGACGTGGTCGCGCCAGCGGGCGGTGGGCTCGGCGGGGGCGGGACCGTCGATCAGCTCGTACTTGAGGTACTCGTCCTGCAGGACCTGACGGAACTTCTCCACGCCCCAGTCGGCGACCAGGAACTTCAGTCGGGCGCGGTTGCGCAGGCGGCGGTAGCCGTAGTCGCGGAAGATGCCGATGACGCCGCCGTAGACGTCGGCGACCTCCTCCAGCGGCACCCAGGCGCCCAGCCGCACGCCCAGCTTGGGGTTGGTGGACAAGCCGCCGCCGACCCACAGGTCGAAGCCGGGCCCGTGCTCGGGGTGGACCACGCCGACGAAGGCGATGTCGTTGATCTCGTGCGCGACGTCCAGCTGCGGGGAGCCGGAGACCGCGGACTTGAACTTGCGCGGCAGGTTGGAGAAGTCCTTGTTGCCGATGAAGCGGCGCTGGATCTCCTCGATGGCGGGGGTGCCGTCGATGATCTCGTCCTCGGCGATGCCGGCCACCGGGGAGCCGAGGATGACGCGGGGGGTGTCGCCGCAGGCCTCGGTGGTGGACAGGCCGACGGCCTCCAGCTTCTGCCAGATCGCGGGGACGTCCTCGATCCGGATCCAGTGGTACTGGATGTTCTGCCGGTCGGTCAGGTCGGCGGTGCCGCGCGCGTACTGCTCGGAGACCTCGGCGATCGCCCGCAGCTGGGCGATGGTCAGTCGGCCGCCGTCGATGCGGACCCGGAGCATGAAGTACTCGGCGTCCAGCTCGTGCGGCTCCAGGATCGCGGTCTTGCCGCCGTCGATGCCCTCCTTGCGCTGGGTGTAGAGGCCCCACCAGCGCATCCGGCCGCGCAGGTCGGCGGGGTCGATCGAGTCGAAGCCGCGGTGCGCATAGATCGTCTCAATACGTGTCCGCACATTGAGACCGTCGTCGTCCTTCTTGAACTGCTCGTTGGCGTTCAGAGGCGTGAAGTGGCCCATGCCCCACTGGCCCTCGCCGCGGTGACGGGTCACCTTGCGGGCCGCGGCGGGGCGGCTCGCGGCGGCGCGGTCGGCCGTGGGTTCGGCGGTCTCGGGGGAGGTGGCCATGGTGAAGTCCTTCGGGGCAGGTGGCGCTGGTGCCGGGTGGGTCGCGGTGCGTGCTCAGCCGTGCGGTGCTGCTCTGACCTGCGGGTTTTCTCAGGACCGGGAGGGCAGTGACCGAGGCCGGGCGGGCGCCTGCGCATCCGCTTCGACCGGGATGGCGGGAAGGGAGGGCGCCGGGTGCGGTGGTGCGGCGGGGTGGGGCTCAGGTCACCGGACAGATGGCGCTGGACACGCGAAGGAGATCGACGTGGAGTCGACCTACCAGGGTGGTTCCGGCGCTAGGCATGGCAAGAGATTCGCACGGGGCGGGACTCGCGGTCCACTAACGTCCGAATGCTGGACGCTGAAGTTTCGTCATGTGGGACGGCCGGAGGTTCCCGCCGCTCGCCGACGGGGTGTCCGGTCACGCGTCGGCGCCCGCGGAGATCAGTTGCACACACCCGGGGGATCGGCCGGCGGGTGCGGGGGAGGCCGACCGGCCGCGTCCGGGGGAGAGCGAGCGCCCGTGCCCGGGGGAGATCAACCGGCGGGCCCCGGCCCGATACCGTTAGCCCTGTGCAAGCAGCAGGCGATACGAGCAGACCGACCCCCGAGCGGCCCTCCCGGCGCCGGGGCAAGGG
The genomic region above belongs to Streptomyces sp. 1331.2 and contains:
- a CDS encoding ABC transporter permease; the protein is MSSTDTTLTSTGTGSTLTKPAGDTAARDTADVGAGLDALDAVTAQRGSLGEALRKKALPPLLGVLVVLALWQGAYSLHLTSSYKLPSPADVWHSAQDLWYQGTLFSIIWTSVWRGLSGFLLAVVIGTPVGLVVARIKPVRAAIGPVLQGLQSLPSVAWVPAAVIWLGINDSMMYAVILLGAVPSIANGLVAGIDQVPPLFLRAGRTIGATGLNGARHVLIPAALPGYLAGLKQGWAFSWRSLMAAELVASSPDLGRGLGRFLEDQREFSDMSGVLLGIILILFVGIAIELLVFTPVERRVLRNRGLLATGK
- a CDS encoding putative leader peptide — encoded protein: MPSAGTTLVGRLHVDLLRVSSAICPVT
- a CDS encoding sulfate adenylyltransferase subunit 1, giving the protein MSTTIETTATSLLRFATAGSVDDGKSTLVGRLLHDSKSVLADQLEAVEHASRKRGQEAPDLALLTDGLRAEREQGITIDVAYRYFATPRRRFILADTPGHVQYTRNMVTGASTAELAVVLVDARNGVVEQTRRHAAVAALLRVPHVVLAVNKMDLVGYAEPVFAAIAAEFTAYAASLGVKDVLAVPISALAGDNVVEPSAHMDWYGGPTLLEHLETVPVGSDPSAEPARFPVQYVIRPQTEEHPDYRGYAGQLASGVLRVGDPVTVLPSGLTSTVAGIDALGRETDLAWAPQSVTVRLADDLDISRGDLLAAGATPAPTKDIEATVSHLNERPLRAGDKVLLKHTTRTVRALVKEISYRIDIDTLERRPAPEGLNVNDIGHVKLRTAEPLALDGYSANRRTGSFLLIDPADGTTLTAGMAGEAFETVRTTDAPDASEEEDWV
- the cysC gene encoding adenylyl-sulfate kinase; translation: MVADGAAEAAPAAAPCERGATVWLTGLPSAGKTTLAFALAERLRAEGHRVEVLDGDEIREFLSKGLGFSREDRHTNVTRIGFVAEKLAANGVKVLAPVIAPFADSRTAVRERHAAAGTEFLEIHVATPVELCAERDVKGLYAKQAAGEISGLTGVDDPYEAPENPELRVQTQGREVADSAAELHAFLTERGLA
- a CDS encoding ABC transporter ATP-binding protein, whose protein sequence is MSSALTTSAHATGVDAHDGAPAVRISHVHKSFGRPGARTHVLDDITLDVAPGEFVTLLGASGCGKSTLLNLVAGLDKPTAGSIEVPGGRPALMFQDHALFPWLTAGKNIELALKLAGLPRPQRRAEAERLLELVRLDGAYGKRVHELSGGMRQRVATARALAQGSKVLLMDEPFAALDAITRDVLHDEITRIWAERQLSVLFVTHNVREAVRLAQRVVLLSSRPGRVAREWRIDLPQPRRIESAGVADLSIEITEELRGEIRRHVQH
- a CDS encoding aliphatic sulfonate ABC transporter substrate-binding protein — encoded protein: MAPNPAPSHTRVRPNAGRIRRTAAVAAAGLTAVALLSACSYGSKADKSSDTKANASAGAADSGAKLSADTVKVGYFANLTHGTPLVGLQEGIFQKELGATQVKTQVFNAGPAEIEALNAGSIDIGWIGPSPAINGFTKSEGQSLKIIGGSASGGVKLVVNPDKISSLDDLKGKKIATPQLGNTQDVALLNYLAGKGFKVDAASGAGDVSVVRTDNKVTPDAYKSGSIDGAWVPEPTASKLVTLGAKVLLNEKDVWPDKKFVITNIIVSQKFLKEHPDVVEAVLRGSVKTNAFIKANSDKAKADANEAIKKEAGNALEPAVLDPAWADIEFLDDPLANTLQAEADHAVTAGLLKKPNLNGIYDLTLLNKVLAAQGQAAVPDAGLGAK
- a CDS encoding nitrite/sulfite reductase — translated: MATSPETAEPTADRAAASRPAAARKVTRHRGEGQWGMGHFTPLNANEQFKKDDDGLNVRTRIETIYAHRGFDSIDPADLRGRMRWWGLYTQRKEGIDGGKTAILEPHELDAEYFMLRVRIDGGRLTIAQLRAIAEVSEQYARGTADLTDRQNIQYHWIRIEDVPAIWQKLEAVGLSTTEACGDTPRVILGSPVAGIAEDEIIDGTPAIEEIQRRFIGNKDFSNLPRKFKSAVSGSPQLDVAHEINDIAFVGVVHPEHGPGFDLWVGGGLSTNPKLGVRLGAWVPLEEVADVYGGVIGIFRDYGYRRLRNRARLKFLVADWGVEKFRQVLQDEYLKYELIDGPAPAEPTARWRDHVGVHKQKDGRFYIGFAPRVGRVDGKLLGRIADLAAAHGSDRVRTTAEQKMLILDIAEEHVDSVVAGLEELDLRVTPSPFRRGTMACTGIEYCKLAIVETKERGRTLIDELEQRLPEFAEPLTININGCPNACARIQVADIGLKGQLVTDENGEQVEGYQVHLGGALGLEAGFGRKVRGLKVTSAGLPDYVERLLTRYQADRTEGERFAQWTARATEEQLS
- a CDS encoding phosphoadenylyl-sulfate reductase, encoding MSSTATDHEAAAVRAGRELEEATAQEILAWAAETFGKRFCVTSSMEDAVVAHLASSVFPGVDVVFLDTGYHFPETIGTRDAVAATMPVNVITLTPLKTVAEQDAEYGPQLHDRDPDLCCSLRKVEPLNRGLGGYDAWATGLRRDESPTRANTPVVSWDPKRRKVKIAPIARWTQEDVDAYVAANGVLLNPLLWEGYTSIGCSPLSCTRKPAEGEDARAGRWSGSGKTECGIHL
- the cysD gene encoding sulfate adenylyltransferase subunit CysD; this translates as MTTATQSLLQADDNPFALSHLDALEAESVHIFREVAGEFERPVILFSGGKDSIVMLHLALKAFAPAAIPFSLLHVDTGHNFPEVIAYRDRVAAEHNLRLHVAHVQDFIDDGRLRERPDGTRNPLQTVPLLDAIEKGRFDAVFGGGRRDEEKARAKERVFSLRDEFGAWDPRRQRPELWSLYNGRHAVGEHVRVFPLSNWTELDVWQYIEREGIELPEIYYAHEREVFSRSGMWLTAGEWGGPKDTEPVERRLIRYRTVGDMSCTGAVDSDATTIQAVIAEIAASRLTERGATRADDKLSEAAMEDRKREGYF